In the genome of Neodiprion pinetum isolate iyNeoPine1 chromosome 2, iyNeoPine1.2, whole genome shotgun sequence, one region contains:
- the Fpgs1 gene encoding folylpolyglutamate synthase, mitochondrial isoform X1, whose translation MPFFCKKMTQLITRGRFVSTGTSYEDVIRALNTLQTNAQYLRAAKTNRSSGSESIQDMKKYLFRSGLTLEDVDKLSIIHVTGTKGKGSTCAFTEAILRQYGYRTGFYSSPHLIHVTERIRINGQPIKEDHFAKYFWHVFNKLSSQKESETDMPAYFKFITVLMFHIFLNADIDVVILEVGVGGEYDCTNIVRNPVCVGISSLGLEHTMLLGNTLEEIAHQKSGILKENSIAFTVPQPDNVVNVIKQRAIERNCELRMVPDFKSYYWTRDPPDLGIPGPVQEINASLAVQLAHTWILKMANRNSRLSNGNEADNRLIDTSENNNACAAKILRRSQFNSTFNGKENLHHSSLLHSESQISSVSATLDENNDFSIISPKKTALALSCCVWPGRTQVLCGRTMDFYLDGAHTSESVEHCASWYLSKVDNKGAKRFLIFNITGDRDVLKLLKPLKRLHFEKVYFVPNISGKTVKLDQLELQTTSSLQHERCMRNHEIWGEENSMVLKNVCEALSHITSTFYSHRNTNNDEGKPQVLITGSLHLVGAALLVLDPNLTMKTNY comes from the exons ATgccatttttttgtaagaaaaTGACACAACTTATCACACGCGGACGATTTGTCTCCACCGGCACGAGCTACGAG GACGTGATACGTGCTCTGAATACTTTACAAACAAATGCACAGTACTTGAGGGCAGCTAAAACGAATCGTTCTTCGGGAAGCGAATCCATTCaggatatgaaaaaatatctttttcg GTCTGGTTTGACTCTTGAAGATGTCGACAAACTGTCGATAATCCATGTCACAGGAACCAAGGGGAAAGGATCGACTTGTGCATTCACGGAGGCGATACTGCGCCAATATGGATATCGCACAGGGTTTTATAGTTCGCCGCATTTAATACATGTTACGGAAAGGATAAGAATCAACGGGCAGCCAATAAAGGAGGAtcattttgcaaaatatttttggcatGTCTTCAACAAATTGAGTAGTCAGAAGGAAAGCGAAACCGATATGCCTGCATACTTTAAATTCATCACTGTTTTAATGTTTCACATATTTCTAAACGCTGACATCGATGTTGTTATTCTTGAAGTTGGTGTTGGCGGTGAATACGACTGCACGAACATTGTCAGAAATCCTGTGTGTGTTGGTATTTCCAGTCTGGGATTGGAGCATACCATGTTGTTAGGAAACACGCTGGAAGAAATTGCGCATCAGAAGTCAGGcatattgaaagaaaattcaatcgcATTCACAGTTCCACAACCAGACAATGTTGTAAACGTTATCAAGCAAAGGGCTATCGAGAGAAATTGTGAGCTGCGAATGGTACCAGATTTCAAATCTTACTATTGGACCAGAGATCCACCAGATCTAGGGATACCTGGTCCTGTTCAAGAGATTAATGCGTCTTTAGCTGTACAATTGGCGCACACTTGGATTCTGAAAATGGCAAACAGAAACTCACGACTTTCAAACGGTAACGAAGCAGATAATCGTCTTATTGATACGAGCGAAAACAATAATGCTTGTGCTGCAAAAATTCTTCGTAGGTCACAGTTCAATTCAACTTTTAATGGCAAAGAGAATTTACATCATAGTAGCCTCCTTCATTCAGAGTCTCAAATTTCTTCCGTTTCCGCCACtctcgatgaaaataatgatttctCTATAATTTCCCCTAAGAAAACTGCCCTCGCATTGTCTTGCTGTGTGTGGCCAGGTCGCACGCAAGTATTGTGTGGTAGAACAATGGACTTTTACTTGGACGGTGCTCACACATCTGAAAGTGTTGAACATTGCGCCTCTTGGTATCTAAGTAAGGTAGATAATAAGGGTGCAAAACGTTTCCTGATATTCAATATAACGGGCGATCGAGACGTGTTGAAACTATTGAAGCCACTGAAACGTTTACactttgaaaaagtttattttGTACCAAACATATCGGGGAAAACAGTTAAGCTAGATCAATTAGAATTGCAAACGACAAGTAGTCTACAGCATGAAAGATGCATGAGAAATCACGAGATATGGggtgaagaaaattcaatggtattaaaaaatgtttgcgaAGCATTATCGCACATCACTAGCACGTTTTACTCACACAGAAATACCAACAATGATGAAGGTAAACCGCAGGTACTTATCACTGGGTCTCTGCACTTGGTAGGTGCTGCATTATTAGTTTTAGATCCAAATTTAACTATGAAAACGAATTACTGA
- the Fpgs1 gene encoding folylpolyglutamate synthase, mitochondrial isoform X3, which yields MDVIRALNTLQTNAQYLRAAKTNRSSGSESIQDMKKYLFRSGLTLEDVDKLSIIHVTGTKGKGSTCAFTEAILRQYGYRTGFYSSPHLIHVTERIRINGQPIKEDHFAKYFWHVFNKLSSQKESETDMPAYFKFITVLMFHIFLNADIDVVILEVGVGGEYDCTNIVRNPVCVGISSLGLEHTMLLGNTLEEIAHQKSGILKENSIAFTVPQPDNVVNVIKQRAIERNCELRMVPDFKSYYWTRDPPDLGIPGPVQEINASLAVQLAHTWILKMANRNSRLSNGNEADNRLIDTSENNNACAAKILRRSQFNSTFNGKENLHHSSLLHSESQISSVSATLDENNDFSIISPKKTALALSCCVWPGRTQVLCGRTMDFYLDGAHTSESVEHCASWYLSKVDNKGAKRFLIFNITGDRDVLKLLKPLKRLHFEKVYFVPNISGKTVKLDQLELQTTSSLQHERCMRNHEIWGEENSMVLKNVCEALSHITSTFYSHRNTNNDEGKPQVLITGSLHLVGAALLVLDPNLTMKTNY from the exons Atg GACGTGATACGTGCTCTGAATACTTTACAAACAAATGCACAGTACTTGAGGGCAGCTAAAACGAATCGTTCTTCGGGAAGCGAATCCATTCaggatatgaaaaaatatctttttcg GTCTGGTTTGACTCTTGAAGATGTCGACAAACTGTCGATAATCCATGTCACAGGAACCAAGGGGAAAGGATCGACTTGTGCATTCACGGAGGCGATACTGCGCCAATATGGATATCGCACAGGGTTTTATAGTTCGCCGCATTTAATACATGTTACGGAAAGGATAAGAATCAACGGGCAGCCAATAAAGGAGGAtcattttgcaaaatatttttggcatGTCTTCAACAAATTGAGTAGTCAGAAGGAAAGCGAAACCGATATGCCTGCATACTTTAAATTCATCACTGTTTTAATGTTTCACATATTTCTAAACGCTGACATCGATGTTGTTATTCTTGAAGTTGGTGTTGGCGGTGAATACGACTGCACGAACATTGTCAGAAATCCTGTGTGTGTTGGTATTTCCAGTCTGGGATTGGAGCATACCATGTTGTTAGGAAACACGCTGGAAGAAATTGCGCATCAGAAGTCAGGcatattgaaagaaaattcaatcgcATTCACAGTTCCACAACCAGACAATGTTGTAAACGTTATCAAGCAAAGGGCTATCGAGAGAAATTGTGAGCTGCGAATGGTACCAGATTTCAAATCTTACTATTGGACCAGAGATCCACCAGATCTAGGGATACCTGGTCCTGTTCAAGAGATTAATGCGTCTTTAGCTGTACAATTGGCGCACACTTGGATTCTGAAAATGGCAAACAGAAACTCACGACTTTCAAACGGTAACGAAGCAGATAATCGTCTTATTGATACGAGCGAAAACAATAATGCTTGTGCTGCAAAAATTCTTCGTAGGTCACAGTTCAATTCAACTTTTAATGGCAAAGAGAATTTACATCATAGTAGCCTCCTTCATTCAGAGTCTCAAATTTCTTCCGTTTCCGCCACtctcgatgaaaataatgatttctCTATAATTTCCCCTAAGAAAACTGCCCTCGCATTGTCTTGCTGTGTGTGGCCAGGTCGCACGCAAGTATTGTGTGGTAGAACAATGGACTTTTACTTGGACGGTGCTCACACATCTGAAAGTGTTGAACATTGCGCCTCTTGGTATCTAAGTAAGGTAGATAATAAGGGTGCAAAACGTTTCCTGATATTCAATATAACGGGCGATCGAGACGTGTTGAAACTATTGAAGCCACTGAAACGTTTACactttgaaaaagtttattttGTACCAAACATATCGGGGAAAACAGTTAAGCTAGATCAATTAGAATTGCAAACGACAAGTAGTCTACAGCATGAAAGATGCATGAGAAATCACGAGATATGGggtgaagaaaattcaatggtattaaaaaatgtttgcgaAGCATTATCGCACATCACTAGCACGTTTTACTCACACAGAAATACCAACAATGATGAAGGTAAACCGCAGGTACTTATCACTGGGTCTCTGCACTTGGTAGGTGCTGCATTATTAGTTTTAGATCCAAATTTAACTATGAAAACGAATTACTGA
- the Fpgs1 gene encoding folylpolyglutamate synthase, mitochondrial isoform X2, with the protein MPFFCKKMTQLITRGRFVSTGTSYEVRRIPGRSFKHIWQQWSGLTLEDVDKLSIIHVTGTKGKGSTCAFTEAILRQYGYRTGFYSSPHLIHVTERIRINGQPIKEDHFAKYFWHVFNKLSSQKESETDMPAYFKFITVLMFHIFLNADIDVVILEVGVGGEYDCTNIVRNPVCVGISSLGLEHTMLLGNTLEEIAHQKSGILKENSIAFTVPQPDNVVNVIKQRAIERNCELRMVPDFKSYYWTRDPPDLGIPGPVQEINASLAVQLAHTWILKMANRNSRLSNGNEADNRLIDTSENNNACAAKILRRSQFNSTFNGKENLHHSSLLHSESQISSVSATLDENNDFSIISPKKTALALSCCVWPGRTQVLCGRTMDFYLDGAHTSESVEHCASWYLSKVDNKGAKRFLIFNITGDRDVLKLLKPLKRLHFEKVYFVPNISGKTVKLDQLELQTTSSLQHERCMRNHEIWGEENSMVLKNVCEALSHITSTFYSHRNTNNDEGKPQVLITGSLHLVGAALLVLDPNLTMKTNY; encoded by the exons ATgccatttttttgtaagaaaaTGACACAACTTATCACACGCGGACGATTTGTCTCCACCGGCACGAGCTACGAGGTACGTCGTATTCCCGGTCGCAGTTTTAAACACATTTGGCAACAAtg GTCTGGTTTGACTCTTGAAGATGTCGACAAACTGTCGATAATCCATGTCACAGGAACCAAGGGGAAAGGATCGACTTGTGCATTCACGGAGGCGATACTGCGCCAATATGGATATCGCACAGGGTTTTATAGTTCGCCGCATTTAATACATGTTACGGAAAGGATAAGAATCAACGGGCAGCCAATAAAGGAGGAtcattttgcaaaatatttttggcatGTCTTCAACAAATTGAGTAGTCAGAAGGAAAGCGAAACCGATATGCCTGCATACTTTAAATTCATCACTGTTTTAATGTTTCACATATTTCTAAACGCTGACATCGATGTTGTTATTCTTGAAGTTGGTGTTGGCGGTGAATACGACTGCACGAACATTGTCAGAAATCCTGTGTGTGTTGGTATTTCCAGTCTGGGATTGGAGCATACCATGTTGTTAGGAAACACGCTGGAAGAAATTGCGCATCAGAAGTCAGGcatattgaaagaaaattcaatcgcATTCACAGTTCCACAACCAGACAATGTTGTAAACGTTATCAAGCAAAGGGCTATCGAGAGAAATTGTGAGCTGCGAATGGTACCAGATTTCAAATCTTACTATTGGACCAGAGATCCACCAGATCTAGGGATACCTGGTCCTGTTCAAGAGATTAATGCGTCTTTAGCTGTACAATTGGCGCACACTTGGATTCTGAAAATGGCAAACAGAAACTCACGACTTTCAAACGGTAACGAAGCAGATAATCGTCTTATTGATACGAGCGAAAACAATAATGCTTGTGCTGCAAAAATTCTTCGTAGGTCACAGTTCAATTCAACTTTTAATGGCAAAGAGAATTTACATCATAGTAGCCTCCTTCATTCAGAGTCTCAAATTTCTTCCGTTTCCGCCACtctcgatgaaaataatgatttctCTATAATTTCCCCTAAGAAAACTGCCCTCGCATTGTCTTGCTGTGTGTGGCCAGGTCGCACGCAAGTATTGTGTGGTAGAACAATGGACTTTTACTTGGACGGTGCTCACACATCTGAAAGTGTTGAACATTGCGCCTCTTGGTATCTAAGTAAGGTAGATAATAAGGGTGCAAAACGTTTCCTGATATTCAATATAACGGGCGATCGAGACGTGTTGAAACTATTGAAGCCACTGAAACGTTTACactttgaaaaagtttattttGTACCAAACATATCGGGGAAAACAGTTAAGCTAGATCAATTAGAATTGCAAACGACAAGTAGTCTACAGCATGAAAGATGCATGAGAAATCACGAGATATGGggtgaagaaaattcaatggtattaaaaaatgtttgcgaAGCATTATCGCACATCACTAGCACGTTTTACTCACACAGAAATACCAACAATGATGAAGGTAAACCGCAGGTACTTATCACTGGGTCTCTGCACTTGGTAGGTGCTGCATTATTAGTTTTAGATCCAAATTTAACTATGAAAACGAATTACTGA
- the Uck gene encoding uridine-cytidine kinase isoform X4, with product MADGTMNLCASRKMSFGINGRLNGVEGKTPFLIGVSGGTASGKSTVCKRIMEKLGQVDMDHTERQVVCISQDSFYRELTPSEKLKAEKGQFNFDHPDAFDNDRILRTLRDILTGVKCEIPAYDYRSNSILKNQITTIYPADVVLFEGILVFYFPEIRELFHMKLFVDTDSDTRLARRVPRDIKERGRDLDYVLNQYMNFVKPAFEEFCLPTKKFADVIIPRGADNTVAIDLIVQHIRDFLSNRGRVTMEAESPISRAEGGFKRPH from the exons ATGGCTGACGGTACGATGAATCTTTGTGCGTCACGAAAGATGTCGTTCGGCATAAATGGCAGGCTGAACGGCGTCGAGGGAAAAACGCCCTTCCTAATCGGCGTGTCCGGCGGAACTGCTAGCGGCAAG TCCACAGTTTGTAAGCGGATAATGGAAAAATTGGGACAGGTGGATATGGATCACACGGAGCGCCAAGTTGTCTGCATATCGCAGGACAGTTTTTATCGGGAGTTGACCCCCAGTGAGAAGCTGAAAGCTGAAAAAGGacagttcaactttgaccacCCAGATGCATTCGACAACGATAGAATCCTGCGGACCTTGAGAGATATTTTGACTGGAGTTAAATGCGAGATACCAGCCTACGACTATCGCTCTAACAGTAT ATTAAAAAATCAGATCACGACGATCTATCCAGCAGATGTCGTTCTATTCGAAGGAATTttggtattttattttccagaaATTCGAGAACTTTTTCACATGAAACTGTTCGTTGACACAGACTCTGACACTCGCTTAGCCAGGAGAG TGCCAAGGGACATcaaagagagaggaagagactTGGACTATGTGCTGAATCAATACATGAACTTTGTGAAACCAGCTTTCGAGGAATTCTGTTTACCAACAAAGAAATTTGCGGATGTCATTATACCAAGAGGAGCTGATAACACAG TGGCTATAGATTTGATCGTGCAGCACATAAGGGATTTCCTAAGTAACCGAGGTAGAGTTACAATGGAAGCTGAGAGTCCTATTAGCCGTGCGGAAGGCGGATTCAAGAGACCTCATTAA
- the Uck gene encoding uridine-cytidine kinase isoform X2 produces MADGTMNLCASRKMSFGINGRLNGVEGKTPFLIGVSGGTASGKSTVCKRIMEKLGQVDMDHTERQVVCISQDSFYRELTPSEKLKAEKGQFNFDHPDAFDNDRILRTLRDILTGVKCEIPAYDYRSNSILKNQITTIYPADVVLFEGILVFYFPEIRELFHMKLFVDTDSDTRLARRVPRDIKERGRDLDYVLNQYMNFVKPAFEEFCLPTKKFADVIIPRGADNTVAIDLIVHHIWDILRSKKAESSSGQHSYLRHRRRTSASSDTLSR; encoded by the exons ATGGCTGACGGTACGATGAATCTTTGTGCGTCACGAAAGATGTCGTTCGGCATAAATGGCAGGCTGAACGGCGTCGAGGGAAAAACGCCCTTCCTAATCGGCGTGTCCGGCGGAACTGCTAGCGGCAAG TCCACAGTTTGTAAGCGGATAATGGAAAAATTGGGACAGGTGGATATGGATCACACGGAGCGCCAAGTTGTCTGCATATCGCAGGACAGTTTTTATCGGGAGTTGACCCCCAGTGAGAAGCTGAAAGCTGAAAAAGGacagttcaactttgaccacCCAGATGCATTCGACAACGATAGAATCCTGCGGACCTTGAGAGATATTTTGACTGGAGTTAAATGCGAGATACCAGCCTACGACTATCGCTCTAACAGTAT ATTAAAAAATCAGATCACGACGATCTATCCAGCAGATGTCGTTCTATTCGAAGGAATTttggtattttattttccagaaATTCGAGAACTTTTTCACATGAAACTGTTCGTTGACACAGACTCTGACACTCGCTTAGCCAGGAGAG TGCCAAGGGACATcaaagagagaggaagagactTGGACTATGTGCTGAATCAATACATGAACTTTGTGAAACCAGCTTTCGAGGAATTCTGTTTACCAACAAAGAAATTTGCGGATGTCATTATACCAAGAGGAGCTGATAACACAG TGGCGATAGACCTAATAGTGCACCACATCTGGGACATTTTACGTTCGAAAAAGGCTGAATCGTCATCCGGGCAGCATTCATACCTCCGCCATCGTAGGCGAACATCAGCATCATCCGACACGCTCAGCAGATGA
- the Uck gene encoding uridine-cytidine kinase isoform X5 — MITFLPSNNTECIVEARLQPAEYRNLLQKSNTVLRKRGCSVGKMKKKSTVCKRIMEKLGQVDMDHTERQVVCISQDSFYRELTPSEKLKAEKGQFNFDHPDAFDNDRILRTLRDILTGVKCEIPAYDYRSNSILKNQITTIYPADVVLFEGILVFYFPEIRELFHMKLFVDTDSDTRLARRVPRDIKERGRDLDYVLNQYMNFVKPAFEEFCLPTKKFADVIIPRGADNTDLAIVRKSIRIMSKAGNF, encoded by the exons ATGATAACTTTTCTACCTTCAAACAATACCGAATGCATTGTTGAAGCTCGTCTTCAACCGGCGGAATATCGCAAT TTGTTACAGAAATCAAATACAGTTTTGAGAAAACGCGGTTGCTCTGTCggtaaaatgaagaaaaag TCCACAGTTTGTAAGCGGATAATGGAAAAATTGGGACAGGTGGATATGGATCACACGGAGCGCCAAGTTGTCTGCATATCGCAGGACAGTTTTTATCGGGAGTTGACCCCCAGTGAGAAGCTGAAAGCTGAAAAAGGacagttcaactttgaccacCCAGATGCATTCGACAACGATAGAATCCTGCGGACCTTGAGAGATATTTTGACTGGAGTTAAATGCGAGATACCAGCCTACGACTATCGCTCTAACAGTAT ATTAAAAAATCAGATCACGACGATCTATCCAGCAGATGTCGTTCTATTCGAAGGAATTttggtattttattttccagaaATTCGAGAACTTTTTCACATGAAACTGTTCGTTGACACAGACTCTGACACTCGCTTAGCCAGGAGAG TGCCAAGGGACATcaaagagagaggaagagactTGGACTATGTGCTGAATCAATACATGAACTTTGTGAAACCAGCTTTCGAGGAATTCTGTTTACCAACAAAGAAATTTGCGGATGTCATTATACCAAGAGGAGCTGATAACACAG ATCTAGCAATCGTTCGGAAATCAATACGAATTATGTCAAAGGCtggaaatttctga
- the Uck gene encoding uridine-cytidine kinase isoform X3: protein MITFLPSNNTECIVEARLQPAEYRNLLQKSNTVLRKRGCSVGKMKKKSTVCKRIMEKLGQVDMDHTERQVVCISQDSFYRELTPSEKLKAEKGQFNFDHPDAFDNDRILRTLRDILTGVKCEIPAYDYRSNSILKNQITTIYPADVVLFEGILVFYFPEIRELFHMKLFVDTDSDTRLARRVPRDIKERGRDLDYVLNQYMNFVKPAFEEFCLPTKKFADVIIPRGADNTVAIDLIVQHIRDFLSNRGRVTMEAESPISRAEGGFKRPH, encoded by the exons ATGATAACTTTTCTACCTTCAAACAATACCGAATGCATTGTTGAAGCTCGTCTTCAACCGGCGGAATATCGCAAT TTGTTACAGAAATCAAATACAGTTTTGAGAAAACGCGGTTGCTCTGTCggtaaaatgaagaaaaag TCCACAGTTTGTAAGCGGATAATGGAAAAATTGGGACAGGTGGATATGGATCACACGGAGCGCCAAGTTGTCTGCATATCGCAGGACAGTTTTTATCGGGAGTTGACCCCCAGTGAGAAGCTGAAAGCTGAAAAAGGacagttcaactttgaccacCCAGATGCATTCGACAACGATAGAATCCTGCGGACCTTGAGAGATATTTTGACTGGAGTTAAATGCGAGATACCAGCCTACGACTATCGCTCTAACAGTAT ATTAAAAAATCAGATCACGACGATCTATCCAGCAGATGTCGTTCTATTCGAAGGAATTttggtattttattttccagaaATTCGAGAACTTTTTCACATGAAACTGTTCGTTGACACAGACTCTGACACTCGCTTAGCCAGGAGAG TGCCAAGGGACATcaaagagagaggaagagactTGGACTATGTGCTGAATCAATACATGAACTTTGTGAAACCAGCTTTCGAGGAATTCTGTTTACCAACAAAGAAATTTGCGGATGTCATTATACCAAGAGGAGCTGATAACACAG TGGCTATAGATTTGATCGTGCAGCACATAAGGGATTTCCTAAGTAACCGAGGTAGAGTTACAATGGAAGCTGAGAGTCCTATTAGCCGTGCGGAAGGCGGATTCAAGAGACCTCATTAA
- the Uck gene encoding uridine-cytidine kinase isoform X1 yields MITFLPSNNTECIVEARLQPAEYRNLLQKSNTVLRKRGCSVGKMKKKSTVCKRIMEKLGQVDMDHTERQVVCISQDSFYRELTPSEKLKAEKGQFNFDHPDAFDNDRILRTLRDILTGVKCEIPAYDYRSNSILKNQITTIYPADVVLFEGILVFYFPEIRELFHMKLFVDTDSDTRLARRVPRDIKERGRDLDYVLNQYMNFVKPAFEEFCLPTKKFADVIIPRGADNTVAIDLIVHHIWDILRSKKAESSSGQHSYLRHRRRTSASSDTLSR; encoded by the exons ATGATAACTTTTCTACCTTCAAACAATACCGAATGCATTGTTGAAGCTCGTCTTCAACCGGCGGAATATCGCAAT TTGTTACAGAAATCAAATACAGTTTTGAGAAAACGCGGTTGCTCTGTCggtaaaatgaagaaaaag TCCACAGTTTGTAAGCGGATAATGGAAAAATTGGGACAGGTGGATATGGATCACACGGAGCGCCAAGTTGTCTGCATATCGCAGGACAGTTTTTATCGGGAGTTGACCCCCAGTGAGAAGCTGAAAGCTGAAAAAGGacagttcaactttgaccacCCAGATGCATTCGACAACGATAGAATCCTGCGGACCTTGAGAGATATTTTGACTGGAGTTAAATGCGAGATACCAGCCTACGACTATCGCTCTAACAGTAT ATTAAAAAATCAGATCACGACGATCTATCCAGCAGATGTCGTTCTATTCGAAGGAATTttggtattttattttccagaaATTCGAGAACTTTTTCACATGAAACTGTTCGTTGACACAGACTCTGACACTCGCTTAGCCAGGAGAG TGCCAAGGGACATcaaagagagaggaagagactTGGACTATGTGCTGAATCAATACATGAACTTTGTGAAACCAGCTTTCGAGGAATTCTGTTTACCAACAAAGAAATTTGCGGATGTCATTATACCAAGAGGAGCTGATAACACAG TGGCGATAGACCTAATAGTGCACCACATCTGGGACATTTTACGTTCGAAAAAGGCTGAATCGTCATCCGGGCAGCATTCATACCTCCGCCATCGTAGGCGAACATCAGCATCATCCGACACGCTCAGCAGATGA
- the ubl gene encoding ubiquitin-like protein 5 encodes MLEITCNDRLGKKVRVKCNPDDTIGDLKKLIAAQTGTHWEKIVLKKWYTIFKDHIKLQDYEIHDGMNLELYYQ; translated from the exons atgctTGAGATCACTTGCAATGACCGTcttggaaaaaaagtaagagtGAAATGTAATCCCGATGACACGATAGGAGATCTAAAAAAGCTGATAGCGGCGCAAACGGGAACCCATTGGGAAAAAATAGTCTTAAAAAAATGGTACACCATATTCAAAGACCACATTAAGCTCCAAGACT ATGAAATACACGATGGTATGAATTTGGAGTTGTATTACCAGTGA